The nucleotide sequence CTCCGTTTTTTTCCCTTCATATTCAAAACTTTCACGTCTAGCACCTTGGCCTTGAATATCGTCTCGACCGCCCGTCGAATTTCGATCTTGTTCGCCTTTCTATCGACACGAAAACAGACCTGATTGGCCGTTTCCTTTTGAAGGGTGGCCTTCTCGGTGATATGGGGTCTTTGAATCACTCTGTAGATGTCCATCAGGAAACCAATGCCTCCTCGATTTTACTCACCGCGGGTTGGACCAGGAAAAGATAATCATGGGTCAGGATATCGTATACATTGAGTCCTTCATGGCGCAACACCTTGACCCAAGGTACATTCCTGGAGGACTTCTCAAGGTTTTCGTTCTTGCTTTCGGTGACAATAAGGGCCTTCTTCACACTGAAGTTCTTCAACACTTCCAAGAAACCCTTTGTCTTGATCTCGGGAAGATCGAAATCGCTCACAACGATCAGATGATCGCTCGAAAACTTATCGCTCAAGGCCATCCGGAGTGCGGCCTTTCGGACCTTCTTTGGGACCCGTTGAGCGTAACTTCTCGGTTTGGGGCCCAGGGCGATTCCTCCCCCTCTCCTGGTGGGAGAACCAGCACTCCCGGCCCTTGCTCTTCCCGTTCCCTTCTGTCGGTACAGTTTTCTTCCGGATCTTTTCACCTCGGAGCGGGTTTTCGTGGAAGCGTTTCCTGACCTCCTGGCGTTGAGCTGGCTTACCACGACCTCATGCAGTACATGGGTCTTGATGGGCACCTGGAAGACATCGTCCCGCAGTTCCATTTCCGAGGTTTTTTCCTTCTGAAGATTATATACGTCAATAACCGCCATTTTTTCTGTATCCTGACATCGCGTTATGTGTGAGAGGAAAACGCAGCAGTGGGTATTCTTTTTTCAATCGTCCTCAGTTTCCTGTAATTTCAACGATGGTGCCCCGGCTCCCCGGAACGGCTCCCTTCAAGGCAATGATATCCAGCTCAGGTCTTACATCCACGATCTGGATATTCTTGATCGTTGTCCGCTGGAATCCCATTCGTCCGGGCAGTTTTTTTCCTTTGGCCACCCGTCCGGGCGTTGCGCTCATTCCTA is from Deltaproteobacteria bacterium and encodes:
- a CDS encoding 50S ribosomal protein L23, with the protein product MDIYRVIQRPHITEKATLQKETANQVCFRVDRKANKIEIRRAVETIFKAKVLDVKVLNMKGKKRRMGRNVGKRPDWKKAIVKLRAGENIEFFEGM
- the rplD gene encoding 50S ribosomal protein L4, coding for MAVIDVYNLQKEKTSEMELRDDVFQVPIKTHVLHEVVVSQLNARRSGNASTKTRSEVKRSGRKLYRQKGTGRARAGSAGSPTRRGGGIALGPKPRSYAQRVPKKVRKAALRMALSDKFSSDHLIVVSDFDLPEIKTKGFLEVLKNFSVKKALIVTESKNENLEKSSRNVPWVKVLRHEGLNVYDILTHDYLFLVQPAVSKIEEALVS